CGTCGGCGAACGGGCCCCACTGCTCGATCACCTTCTCGAACGCGGACTGATCGAGGTCGCCCATCAGCAGGGTCACCGGCACACGGTAGCGCGCCGGATCGCGGAGCGCGATGCCGTCCGTCGGCACCCGTGCAGGGACGCTGTGCGTGAGCGGTGCGGTCCGTGCGCGCGTGGCCTCATCGAGGTCGTTGACGTCTTCGTCGGGGAAGTGATCCCATCCCGGGAACGGCACGACCCCGTCGACGACGTCGAACTCGCTGATCCCGTGTCCGTCCGCGGGCGGCGCCGTGTCGACGAAGATCACGCGGCGCACCCGGTCGGGGCGAGCATCTGCGACACCCCAGGCGACATTGCCGCCGCCGCTGTGCCCGACGACCACGACGTCGCCGTCGACGGCATCGACGGCGGAGGCGGCGGCAGCGATCCACTCGGCGATGCCGATCTCGGAGGAGACGGATGCGTCTTCGCCGAGTCCGGGCATGCTGAGCGGGTGCACCCGATGACCTGCCTCCTCCAGCGCCGGGATCACGTCGTCCCAGCTGGATGCGTCGAGCCAGAGTCCGGGAATGAGGATGATGTCCATGAGCCGACGCTAGTGGCGGGTTCGGACAATCGCCAGGAGTTCTCCTACGGAAGCAGCGCGATGACCTCGGAAAGGTCCTGCGGGCCGATCACGAGGCTCGCCGCCTCACGGACCGCGGGCTTCGCGTTGAAGGCCAGACCGAGCCCGGCGACGGCCATCATCGCCAGGTCGTTGGCACCGTCACCGATCGCGATCGTGGCGTGTGGCGCGACCCCGAGATCGGCCGCCCACTCCTGGAGGGAGCGCGCCTTCGCCGCCCCGTCGACGATGTCTCCGTCGACGTGACCGGACAGCGAGCCGTCGACCACCTCGAGCCGGTTCGCCCGCCAGCGGTCCACGCCCAGGTCAGGCGCCACCACGTCGAGGATCTCGTGGAAGCCTCCGGAGACGACGCCGACGACACCGCCGCGGGCGCGGACGGCGGCGGTGAGTTCGCGCACGCCCGGGGTGGGTTCGATCCGCGCGCGCACACGATCGAATGCCGACACCGGAACGCCCTTCAGCGCGGCGACCCG
Above is a window of Microbacterium aurugineum DNA encoding:
- a CDS encoding alpha/beta fold hydrolase; this encodes MDIILIPGLWLDASSWDDVIPALEEAGHRVHPLSMPGLGEDASVSSEIGIAEWIAAAASAVDAVDGDVVVVGHSGGGNVAWGVADARPDRVRRVIFVDTAPPADGHGISEFDVVDGVVPFPGWDHFPDEDVNDLDEATRARTAPLTHSVPARVPTDGIALRDPARYRVPVTLLMGDLDQSAFEKVIEQWGPFADEFHAIESAEVVRIGSGHWPQFSVPERLSALLNAAIAR
- the serB gene encoding phosphoserine phosphatase SerB, which encodes MTAARFLVVLDADSTLIRNEVIELLADEAGRRDEVQAATEAAMRGEVDFATSLRSRVAALKGVPVSAFDRVRARIEPTPGVRELTAAVRARGGVVGVVSGGFHEILDVVAPDLGVDRWRANRLEVVDGSLSGHVDGDIVDGAAKARSLQEWAADLGVAPHATIAIGDGANDLAMMAVAGLGLAFNAKPAVREAASLVIGPQDLSEVIALLP